The following are from one region of the Solidesulfovibrio fructosivorans JJ] genome:
- a CDS encoding acyltransferase, with the protein MTERLRDYMDASGPGALGAYLRTRARNPWRYVLEQFPQWLTGFLPGLPGIAVRHVLYQSLFAAGSGAPVIEAGAEFFHMDAIVLGPSVYIDRGARLHASAAVITIAGGCRIMRGAYVCSYVSNAVPDEGITLGPRCWVGINAVLASGRGGLTLGENVLVGPGAILVTGDHDFRRHDLATLDQEYAGRPITVGDNVWIGAGATVLGGVSIGDRAVVAAGAVVNRDVAPGAVVGGVPARPLS; encoded by the coding sequence ATGACTGAACGCCTGCGCGATTACATGGACGCCTCCGGTCCGGGAGCCCTTGGCGCCTACCTGCGCACCAGGGCCAGAAATCCCTGGCGCTATGTCCTGGAACAGTTCCCCCAATGGTTGACCGGTTTTTTACCGGGACTGCCCGGCATAGCCGTGCGCCATGTGCTCTATCAGTCGCTTTTCGCCGCTGGCTCCGGTGCGCCAGTCATTGAAGCCGGGGCGGAATTTTTTCATATGGACGCCATTGTCCTTGGCCCTTCGGTGTACATCGACCGCGGGGCGCGACTGCACGCCTCGGCCGCCGTCATCACCATCGCAGGCGGCTGCCGAATCATGCGTGGCGCCTACGTGTGCTCTTACGTCTCCAATGCCGTGCCCGACGAAGGCATCACTCTTGGACCTCGCTGCTGGGTGGGAATCAACGCCGTCCTGGCCTCGGGACGCGGCGGCCTCACGCTTGGCGAAAATGTGCTTGTCGGCCCAGGCGCGATTCTTGTTACAGGCGACCACGATTTTCGCAGGCATGATCTGGCTACTTTGGACCAGGAATATGCCGGCCGGCCCATCACGGTTGGCGACAATGTCTGGATTGGCGCCGGGGCCACGGTTCTTGGCGGTGTGAGCATCGGCGACCGGGCGGTGGTCGCCGCCGGTGCCGTGGTCAACCGCGACGTCGCTCCGGGGGCGGTTGTCGGCGGCGTACCGGCCAGGCCGCTGTCGTGA
- a CDS encoding B12-binding domain-containing radical SAM protein, producing MKVLLLNVPDAHVGKTTDDWDLEATDIGVFPPMGILYLAGVLRAGGRHDIGLVDCILDRLTPDAAARRAADFDPDVVGLTVYTPTLYDALILTRRLRELAPRAKIVWGGPHTSLFPDESMAQPEVDFLVTGEAEESFPAFLDALEEGRSFEDIPGIYWREAGAVRRSGDPGYVKDIESIPFPAYDLLPYKRYFSAIGTGLPVGTICSSRGCPFHCTFCCKPYSTYRSRSVDNILDEMAVYYERGIREFFFFDDLFNASAKRVAAISQGILDRGFRVVWAFRGRVDAVTEDMLRLAKKSGCRQALFGVEDATDEGLKRINKKITVEQVRRAIKLCRKVGILTSTNWIIGFPHHKTQEDILHLIDTAVSIDSDFAQFNIMIAYYGTAIFQEGVDKGLFPADIWRAHAANPVPNFVEPIWEEHLSRAELSKLLKLCYRRFYFRPLPILRKFLRVRRASELALFAKGALTLLGIKGYHRKRHKEGESQFAEPAKPQEQ from the coding sequence ATGAAAGTACTGCTGCTCAACGTTCCTGATGCCCACGTGGGCAAAACCACCGACGATTGGGATCTGGAGGCCACGGATATCGGCGTGTTCCCTCCTATGGGTATTTTATACCTGGCCGGCGTGCTGCGGGCCGGCGGCCGGCACGATATCGGCCTCGTGGACTGTATTCTCGACCGCCTCACTCCTGACGCGGCGGCCAGGCGCGCCGCGGATTTCGATCCGGACGTGGTGGGACTGACCGTCTACACGCCGACTCTTTATGACGCGCTCATTCTCACCCGGCGTCTCCGCGAACTTGCGCCCCGGGCGAAAATCGTCTGGGGCGGTCCCCATACCTCCCTTTTCCCCGACGAATCCATGGCCCAGCCTGAGGTCGACTTTCTCGTGACCGGCGAGGCGGAGGAATCGTTTCCGGCCTTTCTCGACGCCCTGGAAGAAGGTCGCTCCTTCGAGGATATTCCCGGAATATACTGGCGCGAGGCCGGGGCGGTCCGCCGCTCGGGCGACCCGGGCTACGTGAAGGACATCGAATCCATTCCGTTTCCGGCCTACGACCTCCTGCCCTACAAACGCTATTTCAGCGCCATCGGCACCGGGCTTCCCGTGGGCACCATCTGCTCCTCGCGGGGCTGTCCGTTCCACTGCACGTTTTGCTGCAAGCCCTACTCCACCTACCGCTCACGCTCGGTGGACAACATCCTCGACGAGATGGCGGTCTATTACGAGCGGGGCATCCGGGAGTTCTTCTTTTTTGACGATCTGTTCAACGCCTCGGCCAAACGTGTGGCCGCTATTTCCCAGGGTATTCTCGACCGAGGTTTCCGGGTCGTCTGGGCATTTCGCGGGCGGGTGGACGCCGTCACCGAAGACATGCTGCGGTTGGCCAAAAAATCCGGCTGCCGGCAGGCTCTTTTCGGCGTTGAGGACGCCACCGACGAGGGGCTCAAGCGCATCAACAAAAAAATTACCGTGGAGCAAGTGCGACGGGCCATAAAGCTCTGCCGCAAGGTCGGCATCCTCACCAGCACCAACTGGATTATTGGCTTTCCCCACCACAAGACCCAGGAAGACATTCTGCACCTGATTGACACGGCTGTGTCCATCGACTCGGATTTCGCGCAGTTTAACATCATGATCGCTTACTACGGCACGGCCATCTTTCAGGAGGGCGTGGATAAGGGGCTTTTCCCGGCTGATATCTGGCGGGCCCATGCCGCCAATCCAGTGCCGAATTTCGTCGAGCCGATTTGGGAGGAACATCTTTCCCGGGCTGAACTGTCGAAACTCCTCAAGCTGTGCTACCGTCGTTTCTACTTTCGACCGCTGCCCATCCTGCGCAAGTTCCTGCGGGTCCGCCGGGCGAGTGAACTGGCCCTTTTCGCCAAGGGTGCGCTAACGCTGCTTGGCATCAAGGGCTACCATCGTAAGCGTCACAAGGAAGGAGAAAGCCAATTTGCCGAACCGGCCAAGCCGCAGGAGCAATGA
- the asnB gene encoding asparagine synthase (glutamine-hydrolyzing) produces MCGICGVFAPDRIGPEHRRLIETQNDIMRHRGPDATGIFADAHCALGHRRLAIIDLSADGRQPFASPDGRYQMVFNGEIFNYIELRDELANRGRVFTTKTDTEVLLAAYETWGPQCLSRLNGMFALAIYDTRAKTLFLARDRFGIKPLYYTRLAGRLYFASEIKALLTVPGLSRAVRRQSLFDYLAFNRTDIHDETFFEHVSRLPKGCRAICDALGGLSIETWWSPLPFLDTAVAASPEETRREVEALFIDAARLRLRSDVPVGSSLSGGLDSSILVGVLHDRLTPPSPYHCFTAVYPGDPVDETRYVDALAGRYPFLGHRVAPTAAETLADLPDFVRANDEPTTGPSFYAQYRVMRLAREAGVVVVLDGQGADEIFAGYQYFHGFYMYGLLRRGRLSRLAAELWGVATRRQHPSAVQTLAYQMLPEAVRTTLLRRTVPHLRRDFFEAHIGQSRIQREFFRAKGLNHSLALHFLYKLEHLLRMEDRNSMAFSLEARVPYLDYRLVERLLATPEEAKIRGGETKVLQKQALGRYTVPEILARTDKLGFATPEARWMSAPGWRERITVSMDTLSRAFPDVFAFLPGCHPAPQEAWKFCQLATWLELFG; encoded by the coding sequence ATGTGCGGCATCTGCGGGGTCTTCGCCCCGGACCGGATCGGACCGGAACATCGGCGGCTCATTGAGACCCAAAATGACATCATGCGCCATCGCGGCCCGGACGCGACCGGCATTTTCGCCGACGCCCATTGTGCGCTCGGCCACCGACGGTTAGCCATTATCGATCTGTCCGCCGATGGGCGTCAGCCATTCGCCTCGCCGGATGGCCGCTATCAGATGGTTTTTAATGGTGAGATATTCAATTATATCGAGCTGCGTGACGAACTGGCCAACAGGGGCCGTGTCTTCACCACCAAGACCGATACCGAAGTGCTGCTGGCTGCTTACGAGACCTGGGGGCCGCAGTGCCTATCCCGGCTCAACGGCATGTTTGCCCTGGCCATCTACGACACGCGGGCCAAGACGCTATTTTTGGCCCGGGACCGTTTTGGCATAAAGCCCCTGTATTACACCCGGCTTGCCGGAAGGCTCTATTTCGCCTCGGAGATTAAGGCCCTTCTGACCGTGCCCGGGCTGTCCCGGGCCGTGCGCCGGCAAAGCCTGTTCGACTACCTGGCCTTTAATCGCACCGACATCCACGACGAGACGTTTTTCGAGCACGTCTCCCGCCTGCCCAAGGGCTGTCGCGCAATCTGCGATGCCTTGGGCGGGCTTTCCATCGAGACCTGGTGGTCGCCGCTGCCGTTTCTCGACACCGCTGTCGCCGCTTCGCCCGAGGAGACCCGGCGCGAAGTGGAGGCGCTTTTCATCGATGCGGCCCGGCTGCGCCTGCGAAGCGACGTGCCTGTAGGGTCAAGCCTGAGCGGCGGCCTGGATTCGTCCATCCTGGTCGGCGTGCTCCACGACCGACTCACCCCGCCGAGCCCTTACCACTGTTTCACCGCCGTCTATCCCGGCGACCCGGTGGACGAGACTCGCTACGTGGACGCCCTGGCCGGGCGCTATCCCTTTCTCGGCCACCGGGTCGCGCCGACCGCTGCCGAAACCTTAGCCGATCTGCCCGATTTCGTGCGGGCCAACGACGAACCGACCACCGGCCCGTCTTTCTACGCCCAGTACAGGGTAATGCGGCTGGCCCGGGAAGCCGGCGTGGTGGTGGTGCTCGACGGCCAGGGGGCGGACGAAATTTTTGCCGGTTATCAGTATTTCCACGGTTTTTACATGTATGGCCTGTTGCGCCGGGGACGATTATCCCGGCTCGCGGCCGAGCTATGGGGCGTGGCAACCCGGCGACAGCACCCAAGCGCCGTACAGACGCTTGCCTATCAGATGTTGCCAGAGGCCGTGCGCACGACTCTTTTGCGACGCACCGTGCCGCACCTGCGCCGAGACTTCTTCGAGGCGCATATCGGCCAAAGCCGCATCCAGCGTGAGTTTTTCCGGGCCAAGGGGCTCAATCACAGCCTGGCTCTGCATTTCCTCTACAAACTCGAACACCTGCTGCGCATGGAGGACCGCAACTCCATGGCCTTTTCCCTGGAAGCCCGGGTACCCTACCTGGACTACCGGCTGGTGGAACGGCTGCTGGCTACGCCAGAAGAGGCGAAAATCCGAGGCGGCGAAACCAAGGTGCTGCAAAAGCAGGCCCTGGGCCGTTACACCGTGCCCGAGATCCTGGCCCGCACCGACAAGCTCGGCTTCGCCACCCCCGAAGCGCGCTGGATGAGCGCGCCAGGCTGGCGGGAGCGCATTACGGTCAGCATGGATACCCTTTCCCGGGCTTTCCCAGACGTCTTCGCCTTTCTCCCGGGCTGCCATCCAGCTCCCCAGGAAGCCTGGAAGTTTTGCCAACTGGCCACCTGGCTGGAACTGTTCGGTTGA
- a CDS encoding DUF354 domain-containing protein, with the protein MNVLVDIGHPAHVHFFRHAVAELRDRGHDVRLAARELPVALELLRAYGLSCRVVGAKRRGALGLALELACHGAGLLAMTLSWRPDVATAIGGTLMVGPARLRRCRVVVWDDTDTAVMENRITHPLAHRIMTPDVYPMALGPRQTRYHGLHELAYLHPKRFRPNPATLTRYGLSPDTPYAVVRLGAFEAGHDLAVRRHPPEALAAVIRELAERGEVVLVPEGDVPAVLTGYVKRPRPEDFHDLLAFATFCLTEGATTASEAAILGTPALYVNPIVTCYIRDMADRGLLTVAVPGQDLFAAFAAASARSVPEARRKATDIFDAYEDVSALIVDVLEGRR; encoded by the coding sequence ATGAACGTTCTTGTCGATATCGGCCATCCGGCCCACGTGCACTTTTTTCGCCACGCCGTGGCGGAGCTTCGCGACCGGGGCCATGACGTACGTCTGGCCGCCCGGGAGTTGCCTGTGGCCCTGGAGCTTTTGCGGGCTTACGGCCTGTCTTGCCGGGTCGTCGGAGCCAAGCGCCGCGGGGCGCTCGGTCTGGCCCTGGAGCTGGCCTGCCACGGCGCGGGCCTGCTCGCCATGACCCTGAGCTGGCGGCCGGATGTGGCCACGGCCATCGGCGGCACGCTCATGGTGGGGCCAGCCCGCTTGCGCCGCTGCCGGGTGGTGGTTTGGGACGACACGGACACGGCGGTCATGGAAAATCGCATTACCCATCCGCTCGCCCACCGGATCATGACCCCGGATGTTTACCCGATGGCCCTCGGGCCCAGGCAGACCCGCTACCACGGCCTGCATGAACTGGCCTACCTGCATCCCAAGCGCTTCCGCCCCAATCCGGCCACGCTGACCCGTTACGGCCTGTCACCAGACACACCCTACGCCGTGGTTCGTCTGGGCGCCTTCGAGGCCGGTCATGACCTCGCCGTGCGCCGGCACCCTCCCGAGGCCCTGGCCGCTGTCATCAGGGAACTGGCGGAGCGCGGCGAGGTCGTGCTCGTACCCGAGGGAGATGTTCCCGCAGTCCTGACCGGCTACGTCAAACGGCCCCGTCCCGAGGACTTCCATGATCTGCTCGCCTTTGCCACTTTTTGTCTGACCGAAGGCGCGACCACAGCCAGTGAAGCGGCTATCCTCGGCACTCCGGCCCTGTATGTAAATCCGATTGTAACCTGTTATATCCGCGACATGGCCGATCGGGGCCTGCTGACCGTGGCCGTACCGGGCCAGGACTTATTCGCCGCTTTTGCCGCCGCATCCGCCCGCTCCGTGCCCGAAGCCCGCCGCAAGGCCACAGACATCTTTGACGCCTACGAGGATGTATCCGCTCTGATCGTGGACGTCCTTGAGGGGAGGCGCTAA
- a CDS encoding acyltransferase encodes MPLPPVPRLLKALRSLLRFAAAHCPVHGVRVALLRRSGIHIGPRAYVNLGFVAVDGFRPGLVSIGEEASLAPGVALVGEASPNNSFLGRRYDVIRRAPVVISDGAWLGVNAVVLPGVTVGRGAIVGAGAVVTRDVPDFAIAAGVPARVIGDVRDRPKRGNDVR; translated from the coding sequence ATGCCATTGCCCCCGGTGCCAAGGCTCCTTAAGGCCTTGCGTTCGCTTTTACGCTTCGCCGCCGCCCATTGTCCGGTGCATGGGGTGCGCGTGGCGTTGCTGCGCCGTTCGGGTATCCACATCGGTCCCCGGGCCTACGTCAATCTGGGATTCGTCGCCGTGGACGGGTTTCGTCCGGGATTGGTCAGTATCGGCGAAGAGGCCTCTCTCGCCCCGGGGGTGGCCCTGGTGGGGGAGGCCAGCCCCAACAATTCTTTTCTCGGACGCCGCTATGACGTCATCCGGCGCGCTCCGGTCGTTATCAGCGACGGCGCCTGGCTCGGGGTCAACGCGGTGGTCTTGCCCGGTGTCACCGTCGGCCGGGGGGCGATTGTCGGCGCCGGGGCCGTGGTTACCCGCGATGTGCCGGACTTCGCCATCGCCGCCGGCGTGCCGGCCCGGGTCATCGGCGACGTCCGGGATCGCCCCAAGCGAGGCAACGATGTCCGGTAA
- a CDS encoding polysaccharide deacetylase family protein → MSGKPALAVTVDMDEWYHCRWATGSPRSRWRTTEAFFRDRYGADCPAGEIREPMARVLALFTRHGVRATFFILGEMAQAYPDLVRDVVAAGHEVACHGMHHVDLGERQAFTDDLRRAKGILEDVSGQAVTGFRAPNLILRPWVLDILHDLGFAYDSSVCPSRALFGKYEGLSEAPQTPYRPAAGDPARRGGHPVVEIPIPAFPVLKLPAATGIMTRVAGSWWCRIGLGRALRKGAACYYFHPYEIAPAPKFPGKPLKVRLFLRRTGPWLERTLDRLLRDLNVRLLTAGELAAETAEKYPCA, encoded by the coding sequence ATGTCCGGTAAACCGGCCCTTGCCGTCACCGTGGATATGGACGAGTGGTACCACTGCCGTTGGGCGACCGGCTCCCCCCGGTCACGCTGGCGGACCACGGAAGCGTTTTTTCGCGACCGCTACGGTGCCGATTGTCCGGCAGGGGAAATTCGCGAGCCCATGGCCCGGGTCCTGGCGCTTTTCACCCGGCATGGCGTGCGCGCCACCTTCTTCATCCTGGGCGAGATGGCCCAGGCCTATCCCGATCTGGTCCGGGATGTGGTGGCCGCCGGGCATGAAGTCGCCTGCCACGGCATGCACCATGTGGATCTTGGCGAACGTCAGGCCTTCACCGACGACCTGCGCCGGGCCAAGGGCATCCTGGAGGACGTCTCCGGCCAGGCGGTAACCGGCTTTCGTGCCCCGAACCTCATCTTGCGCCCCTGGGTGCTCGATATCCTGCACGACCTCGGCTTCGCGTACGATTCCTCGGTATGCCCCTCGCGGGCCCTTTTCGGGAAATACGAGGGGCTTTCCGAGGCCCCGCAAACGCCCTATCGCCCGGCGGCTGGCGATCCGGCTCGGCGTGGCGGCCATCCGGTCGTCGAAATTCCCATCCCTGCCTTTCCGGTTTTGAAGCTTCCGGCCGCCACCGGCATCATGACCCGGGTAGCCGGAAGCTGGTGGTGTCGGATCGGGCTTGGCCGGGCGCTCCGCAAGGGCGCGGCCTGCTATTATTTCCATCCCTACGAAATCGCTCCGGCCCCGAAGTTCCCGGGCAAGCCCCTCAAGGTCCGCCTGTTTTTACGTCGTACGGGTCCCTGGCTGGAACGGACCCTGGATCGGCTGCTGCGAGACCTAAATGTGCGTTTGCTCACGGCCGGGGAACTGGCCGCCGAAACCGCGGAGAAATACCCGTGCGCGTAA
- a CDS encoding GNAT family N-acetyltransferase, with amino-acid sequence MRVSEEAYGGREAWDAYVASRPESLFYHRQVWRLAVENAYGERAFYLAARNEDGVLAGVLPLFLVGPCKSRRRLLSLPHAPAAGLLADTPEIARALEAGALELAGRLCGGRMHWRDQPAPQPDSQWPGLATYRLPLPETAEALWRGFRSEIRNRTRKAQKNGVTVREGRELLPNFYRIYERHMRELGTPPHPPIFFSTLADAEPKRLTVSLAMLGEEPIAGMIRVRHGDVATAVWVSSLARYNAASPVNLLYWEAMSDAIATGARLFDFGRGRPGAGPTVFKIRYGAIPHPLTRHVWPFIPADPVAEAAISPFMETVSRLWRHLPLPVATSLGRRARRYLP; translated from the coding sequence GTGCGCGTAAGCGAAGAGGCGTACGGCGGCCGGGAGGCCTGGGACGCCTATGTCGCCAGCCGTCCGGAGAGCCTTTTCTACCATCGGCAGGTCTGGCGGCTGGCCGTGGAAAACGCCTACGGCGAACGTGCCTTCTACTTGGCGGCCCGAAATGAGGATGGAGTGTTGGCCGGGGTACTGCCCCTTTTTCTGGTCGGCCCGTGCAAGAGCCGCCGCCGACTCCTCTCCCTGCCCCATGCCCCGGCGGCCGGTCTCCTGGCCGATACCCCGGAGATCGCCCGGGCGCTCGAGGCCGGTGCCCTCGAACTGGCCGGTCGGCTGTGCGGCGGGCGCATGCACTGGCGCGACCAGCCTGCGCCGCAGCCCGATTCGCAGTGGCCGGGGCTGGCCACCTATCGCCTGCCGCTGCCCGAAACCGCCGAAGCCTTGTGGCGCGGATTCCGCTCGGAAATCCGGAACAGAACGCGGAAAGCGCAAAAAAACGGGGTGACCGTGCGCGAAGGCCGGGAGCTGTTGCCGAACTTCTACCGCATTTACGAGCGACACATGCGCGAACTCGGCACCCCGCCCCACCCACCGATCTTTTTTTCGACCCTGGCCGACGCAGAACCAAAGCGGCTGACAGTCAGCCTGGCCATGCTCGGGGAGGAACCCATCGCCGGCATGATTCGGGTTCGCCACGGCGATGTGGCCACGGCTGTGTGGGTCAGTTCCCTGGCACGTTACAATGCCGCCAGTCCGGTCAATCTTTTGTACTGGGAAGCCATGAGTGATGCCATCGCCACGGGCGCGCGCCTGTTCGATTTCGGCCGGGGACGACCGGGGGCCGGCCCGACAGTTTTCAAAATCCGCTACGGCGCCATCCCCCATCCCCTGACACGCCATGTCTGGCCGTTTATACCGGCCGACCCCGTTGCTGAAGCGGCGATTTCTCCGTTTATGGAAACCGTCTCCCGGCTGTGGCGGCATCTGCCTCTGCCCGTTGCCACGTCCCTTGGCCGGCGCGCCAGGAGATATCTGCCGTGA
- a CDS encoding DegT/DnrJ/EryC1/StrS family aminotransferase — protein sequence MNIPFIDLKTQFTRLEPEIRKRLDAVLEHGRFIMGPEVAELEKALAAFVGTKHAVSCASGTEALLMPLMAWGIGPGDAVFTTPFTFIATAEVIALLGATPVFVDIDPATYNLDPAKLALAAAAVKAQDPTIYPLPQAALDNKLTPRAVIPVDLFGLPCDADALATIAAENDLLILEDAAQGFGGVYKGRKAGSLGTAGATSFFPAKPLGCFGDGGAVFTDDDTLAGLLESIRVHGKGSAKYDNVRVGLNARLDTMQAAVLLAKLPAFPAELDARDAVAARYAENLSGLPDLTLPTIPNGCRSAWAQYTLASPRRDAIIAALREEGIPSMIYYPKSLHEQTAFVGLGYAPQDFPASPAASANVFSLPMHPYLDAATQDRICAALAKAVR from the coding sequence ATGAATATTCCGTTTATCGACCTCAAGACCCAGTTCACCCGTCTCGAGCCAGAAATTCGCAAACGCCTCGACGCCGTCCTCGAGCACGGCCGCTTCATCATGGGGCCGGAAGTCGCCGAGCTGGAAAAAGCGTTGGCCGCCTTTGTCGGGACCAAACACGCCGTGTCCTGCGCCTCGGGCACCGAGGCCCTGCTCATGCCGCTTATGGCCTGGGGAATCGGGCCGGGCGACGCCGTTTTTACCACGCCGTTCACCTTTATCGCCACAGCCGAGGTCATCGCCCTGCTCGGCGCCACACCCGTCTTCGTCGATATCGACCCGGCCACCTACAACCTCGATCCGGCCAAGCTGGCCCTGGCCGCGGCTGCGGTCAAAGCGCAGGACCCGACCATATATCCCCTGCCCCAAGCCGCCCTGGATAATAAACTCACCCCGCGGGCCGTCATCCCCGTGGATCTCTTCGGCCTGCCCTGCGATGCCGACGCCCTGGCCACTATCGCGGCCGAAAACGACCTGCTTATCCTGGAAGACGCGGCCCAAGGGTTTGGCGGCGTGTACAAGGGTCGCAAGGCCGGCAGTCTGGGCACGGCCGGCGCCACCAGCTTTTTCCCGGCCAAGCCGCTGGGCTGCTTCGGCGACGGCGGCGCCGTGTTCACCGATGACGACACTCTGGCCGGTCTGCTCGAATCCATCCGGGTACACGGCAAAGGATCGGCCAAATACGACAACGTGCGCGTGGGCTTAAACGCCCGCCTGGATACCATGCAGGCCGCCGTGCTCCTGGCCAAGCTGCCGGCCTTCCCGGCCGAGCTCGATGCCCGCGACGCCGTGGCCGCCCGCTATGCCGAGAATCTTTCCGGCCTGCCCGACCTCACGCTGCCGACCATTCCCAATGGCTGCCGCAGCGCCTGGGCCCAATACACCTTGGCGTCCCCACGCCGCGACGCCATCATAGCCGCCCTGCGCGAGGAAGGCATCCCGAGTATGATCTATTATCCCAAGTCATTGCACGAGCAGACCGCTTTTGTCGGCCTGGGCTACGCACCGCAGGATTTTCCGGCCAGCCCGGCCGCCAGCGCCAACGTTTTCAGCCTGCCCATGCATCCCTATCTCGACGCCGCCACCCAGGATCGCATCTGCGCCGCCCTGGCCAAGGCTGTGCGCTAG
- a CDS encoding Gfo/Idh/MocA family oxidoreductase: MSEFTEKPANPLGVAVIGAGYWGKNLVRNFHNLGALRGICDAAAERRDSFAAACPEVPLFADEASVLADPAVAGVAIATPAETHYAVAKAALLAGKHVLVEKPMTLAESEARELISLAGQKGLTLMVGHLLQYHPHFLALKEMAASGELGRIDYIYSNRLNLGKIRREENILWSFAPHDISMILTLAGGEPQAVQTIGGYYLHHAIADVTTTHMEFASGLKAHIFVSWLHPFKEQKLVVVGERKMAVFDDTLPWDEKLQLYPHAIRWENQMPVPVKAEAQKVEIAQGEPLRLECQHFLECMASGRAPRTDGAEGLRVLRVLNASQKSLESGATRVMLTAETPPLAPEYFVHPTAVIDSGATVGAGCKIWHFSHVLKGSQVGRKCNIGQNVVIGPDVTVGSGCKIQNNVSVYQGVTLEDDVFCGPSMVFTNIFNPRAHISRMHEVRQTLVKKGVTMGANCTIVCGHVVGRYAFVGAGSVVTRDVPDHALVVGNPARRIGWMCACGEKLDADLRCPVCHTKYVEEESGLRPA, encoded by the coding sequence ATGTCGGAGTTTACCGAAAAGCCCGCCAATCCGTTGGGTGTGGCCGTCATCGGCGCTGGCTACTGGGGCAAGAACCTCGTACGCAATTTCCATAATCTCGGGGCGCTACGCGGCATCTGCGACGCTGCGGCCGAACGCCGCGACAGCTTTGCGGCCGCCTGCCCCGAAGTGCCGCTTTTTGCCGACGAGGCAAGCGTCCTGGCCGACCCGGCCGTGGCTGGCGTAGCCATCGCCACTCCGGCCGAAACCCACTACGCCGTGGCCAAGGCGGCCCTTCTCGCCGGCAAGCACGTATTGGTGGAAAAGCCCATGACCCTGGCCGAATCCGAGGCCCGGGAACTGATCTCGTTGGCTGGACAAAAGGGGCTGACGCTGATGGTCGGCCACCTGCTTCAGTACCATCCCCATTTCCTGGCGCTCAAGGAAATGGCCGCCAGCGGCGAACTCGGGCGCATCGACTACATTTATTCCAACCGGCTTAATCTGGGTAAAATTCGGCGCGAGGAAAACATCCTCTGGTCGTTCGCTCCCCATGACATTTCCATGATTCTGACCCTTGCCGGTGGCGAGCCGCAAGCCGTCCAAACCATCGGCGGCTACTACCTGCACCATGCCATCGCCGACGTGACCACCACGCACATGGAATTCGCCTCAGGGCTCAAGGCGCATATCTTCGTGTCCTGGTTGCATCCGTTCAAGGAACAAAAACTGGTCGTCGTGGGCGAGCGCAAGATGGCCGTGTTCGACGACACGTTGCCCTGGGATGAGAAATTGCAACTTTACCCCCATGCTATCCGCTGGGAAAACCAGATGCCGGTGCCGGTCAAAGCCGAAGCCCAGAAGGTGGAGATCGCGCAAGGCGAACCGCTACGGTTGGAATGCCAGCATTTCCTCGAGTGCATGGCCTCGGGGCGCGCACCCCGCACCGACGGGGCCGAAGGGCTGCGGGTGCTGCGGGTGCTCAACGCCAGCCAGAAGTCCCTGGAATCCGGCGCGACGCGGGTTATGCTCACGGCGGAAACGCCCCCCCTCGCGCCCGAATACTTCGTCCACCCCACAGCCGTCATCGACTCTGGGGCCACGGTTGGAGCCGGCTGCAAAATCTGGCATTTTAGCCATGTGCTCAAGGGTTCGCAGGTCGGCAGGAAATGCAACATCGGCCAGAATGTCGTCATCGGGCCGGATGTCACCGTGGGTTCAGGCTGCAAGATCCAAAACAATGTTTCCGTCTACCAGGGCGTCACCCTGGAAGACGACGTCTTTTGCGGTCCGTCCATGGTCTTCACCAACATCTTCAACCCCCGGGCCCACATCTCGCGGATGCACGAAGTGCGGCAGACTTTGGTCAAAAAAGGTGTCACCATGGGCGCCAATTGCACCATCGTCTGCGGCCATGTCGTCGGGCGTTACGCCTTTGTGGGCGCCGGTTCCGTCGTCACCCGCGACGTCCCGGACCATGCCCTCGTGGTCGGCAATCCGGCCCGGCGTATCGGTTGGATGTGCGCTTGCGGTGAAAAGTTGGATGCGGACCTGCGCTGCCCGGTTTGCCATACGAAGTATGTCGAGGAAGAATCGGGCCTGCGCCCGGCGTAG